Within Desmodus rotundus isolate HL8 chromosome 6, HLdesRot8A.1, whole genome shotgun sequence, the genomic segment TTGCatgtgtctaatttataaatattcaaatacGGCTATATTAGGTCTAAGCGCTCGAAAAACTCTTACTGCTAATGGTTGATCAAAAAATGTCTGGAGATCACTGTTGTGTACTCCCCACAGACCTGAGCATAAAAAGCAGCTGTTGCATTAGAATAAAGTATGTAAGGATGGAAAGGAGACAGGGCCAGTGCTTTGGAGGGACTCAGGAGACAGGCTAACATCTCCCCAACCAGGACATCTCCTTCCAAAGTGAAATATCAGGTATGTAAAACAGGGGCAAGGGCAAGGGCTGATCAATATAAAGATGACCAATATCACCAGAACCAGCTTCTGTGgttttctctcccctctgctaCCACCACTTCTTTCTTTATCAagttcattgagatataattaaataCCAAGGCTGCATTCTCAACCAAAATCACTGGGGAGGGCTGTTAGGAACAGGGGCATGCAGCACTCCACTGCCATTTTTGCAGAGTCCTGATCTTGGGCAAATGGgttgaagagaaaaatatcatAGAACACAAATGATCCGTTTCAAATCTCCCTTACATTCCTCTGAATGGTATTTAAAGATCAAGATTTCTAATTACTATACAAAGCCAGATGTTGACTAAGTTGAACAAATACTGTTAATGGCACTATGTACAAACAACTTAAGTTTATAAATAACTAGGGACTGTCACACCAGGCCTTGGTTAGGAACACTAAAGAAACTTGAgcaaatcaaaattaatttatgtgtttCCTGCTAAGTGAgacttttaaaatgcagatcaTTATGTACTGGGTccataataaaaaaggggcacaaataatgccccttttttattacaaaatattttattataaaatcataagcatgtaattctgtaatatgacaatatcatactcaagcacaccacatgacattttaggtaaatgttcaaattaaaactataaattattacacccatattattaccctaccaaccacactcaagcaggccttacttctccTGGACCCTGTATTTACTTATGCCAtcctaataatgaaaataatagccATCATTTGTGGAGTTTTTATTATGTGGCACAAATTACGTACAATGTTTCATTTAGTCCTTATAATAATCTGAGAGGAATTAGCGTCCTCTTCTTATAGTTGAGGTAACAGAAACCCAGTGTTAGGTAACTTCCCGAGGTTGCACGGCTTAGTAAATGGTAGATCTTGATTTTGAACCCAGGTCTAAGCCCAACTTTCATCCACCATGCTATATTGCCTTCTCAATACCTCAAGACAGTTTCAAAAGCTTACTTTCAAAAACCATTTCTTATCAAAATTCTTGACATAGAGTTAAGATGTCATTTAGCAAAATGTTATATAACCAACCGGTCTGACTTCTTAGAACACAGCACAGAACACAAatgggaacaaaaaagaaaaatccatctcAGTCCAGAATCCACACATTCAACTTCACTTCCTCCTGTTAGAAGAAGGATCCTAAGATTATCACTCAGAGCACTCTGCTTTTAACACATGATTTAAATAAGATGAGTTACCTGGTTTTCCACTCATAACAgattagaaatagaaaatgaggTTTAGAGAAGAGAATCAGAAGCAAGCTCAATGATagtgaagagaattttaaaatgggcagataAATGcacagaaggaaataataatgcacaattttaaaaaaacaattagagACATTTCTAAAAGTATAGCAGTTCATGAGAACTTAACCCAGCAGATCTGAAACCTTTGGTCTCGGGAcccctttacactcttaaaaCTTTCTCAGGGCCCCAAAGactcttttttaatgtatgttaTACATCAAATcaacatttatcatttttaaaattaaacctaaaatgtttgaagtatttattcattaaaataaaaataaacccctactcattaacataaataataatacttttaaaaatagttgatatattttttaagaatattatattttccaaaaaaggaaaatttcagtGATATAAGTGCCATGTTTTAGACCTTTGCAAAACTCTTTAATGTTTAGTTTAAAGACGGgtctttaaatcttttttccatTCAATCTGTCACAATATGTTGTTCTGTGGAGAAGCCACAGAGTCTGCAGGTAGAGGGTTGTGGTGGGAGACACACACATAAGGCCAGCTGCTCACAACAATGCCTAGTCGGGGGGCAAGGCTGCAGAGAATTTGCATGAAAATTctaaatggaaaaagtaaaatcagGCTAGTGTaatcagagagaaaataatttattttaagggcAATATAGTGCATTTAAACACACTACATAGATCCTCCCCACTCACATGCTGGGTTTTCCTAttaccttttttctcttcctcctcttcctcagagaACTCTTCTAGGGAAAATGCTTCTTTCAGTTGATCCAGTTCAAGTTTTAGAGTTTCTAATTCTTCTCCACTTAGAGAATTAAGGATAGATTTCACCTGAATCaatatcacataaaataataAGTTGTAGGAgtataaaggaagaagaaaaacattctcaAATGAAGAAGAGGCTATAGatcaaattaaaatcaaaattatgaactCACCAGCCAACATAAATTATTCCTTAAGAACTTTAATACAACAAGCTGGTCATTATAGAAAGGTAGAATTTGTACTTCCAAAAATAATAGAAGACAGAAATGTCTGCAAATTATTAGTGCTTAACAATGGTTTAGAAATAGAGGGGAAATAAAATAGTCTTGAATTAATTAAAAGCTAACAGTTAACTGTATCCAAATTGGCAATTTaagccaaaaaaaataaaaaacaaaacaaaacaaaagatcaaggtgaagaaaaaataacaaatgtgctATTAAGACTTCTTTGTTAATTTccccttttttgtttaaatttagaGAAATAACACTTGACTCATTCTGTTTCTAGCAATTAGTTCAAACAttagtttttagtttgttttggcATGGTATTCTCAGAGTCTCAAGGCTCCATCTGAAATTTCATCTTCTAActgtacaaaaagaaaataaactattgaaGACTATTCCAGTTGAAATTTTTGGTTTAGAATCACCTTTACTTCACTTTCTCGGGAAAGCATCTCCAGAGCTTCTAGATGTGAAAGGCCTTGAAATTCATCAAAAAGCAGCCCATAATGAGTTTTCTTGTCCGTTTCCATAGTAACCTCATTGGTGGTCCcctgctcttctttctcctttgcctctcGTAAAACCTGAAAAAGAGATAGAGGCATTACCCTGCAACAAATAATGAGAGCTCGAGGGTAAGTTCTGAGAGTCGAGAGAAGCAAAGCTGAGATGGGTAACAGTATAAACCTACTACCCTTCCATTCTTTGGAATTGTGATTCAAATCTGATAGGCCCAGGAGCCGCAGCGAAAAAATGATTACACATAATTTGATTCCAGACAGGGTAAATAAACCCAAGGAACCAGGTGTTTCTCTGAAAGTAGTTTAAATATTAATCTAATAAACAACTCTGAAAGGGTTTGGCATCTTACACTGCACTGACAGGAGGCTCCTgtcagaaggaaagcagaggaaaaaaaaagaacaagggaaTTTTCTAACCTTTAGAGCTCTCCCACCTCTCCCAtccacatcaaaaaaaaaagtcttaatttaaaaatcattaaaaactttCCTAAAGGAAATGCTAACAACGTTCCAAGTTACGACAGGAAAAATACAGATCAAAATAGAAacagggccccagctggtgtggttcagtggactgcgtgccagcctgtgaaccaaaggctcaccggttcgattcccagtcagggcaaatgtctgggttgtgggccaggcccccactagggggcctgtgagaagccacacattgatgcttctctccctctcctccctcccttcccctctctaaaaataaataaatatttttttaaaaaaacagaaagaggaagCAAACAGGTAAAGACAGTACCTGAGACAGTGTAGAATTCCGGTTCATCAGATCCTTGGTTCTTTTAAATCCAGGATCTCCTTCTGCTATTACATCCATTGTCTTTTTTCCAATGAATTCTAAGGCATCCAAACCCCCACTGATAACAGTCTTTCCCTAGGAAACACATGCAATCTCATTACAGTAATACTGAAAAAAGACACCCACCTGTTTGGACTATATAAAATAATGGCTTACAGTGCCAAGTACAGGCAAGAATATAAAGCAACTGAAACAATCATACACTGTTTGTGAGAATTTAACTTggtataaccactttggaaaactgtcatTATCTACTACGGTTGAACATATGAATGTCCcgtgacccagcgattccacacATGGTTACACACTCAGTAGATGTTTATACAGAGGTTCATCAAAAAACATACAAGAATGCTCATAGCAGCCTTTTTGTAAAAAAGCTAAAAACTAGAAATTACCCCAATACTCACCAActgtagaatgaataaatatcacagtcacacaatggaacacagcaaagaaaatagatACGTCACACAAACTTCACCATGGATAAATCATACAAacaatgttgagtgaaagaagccagatacaacaGCACacattctgtatgattccatttatgtacaGTTTAGAAGCAGGCAAAATTAATCTACGATGGTAGAAGTCAGGATTGTGGTTATCTTGACAGGCAAGAGCAGAAGGCACAGATGACGGGGAGACAGCCTGGGGGCCATGTGACACGCCACCATGTTGTTTGCTACTCTGTGCCCACACTGTGGAAATTCAAACTGAACACTTAGGACTTCACTTGTCTGCAAATgtgttatacttcaataaaaaggtaaaatttgaaAGTACTAGCTATCTATCCTCATATTGGAAAGATACTTatattatcctttaaaaaatgtttctagtcATATATAGTTTTACAAGTATCcatcataaatatattatttcccCTTTGCCTAAAAGATGCAGTtatgaggaaaatattttcttaaagcagtttTCTATGGCCACGAAAGTAAGAACCCCTAGTCCATAAAATATTACGTACACTGCCTCTCTGTTACATTTCACCTCCTGCTCTCTCCTTTAAAGAAAGTTTTCAAGTAGTTCTCACTCTATCCCTAAAATCAAGGCAACTGGTCTTCAGTGATTTGGAATGCCGTAAGAGTAGTTAGTCCCCACGGCTTTTCAAGGAAGACGGAGGGACAGAAACCCAGTGTAATCATGGAACAGAGAAGGACACCGTGTACTTTATACTCACTGTGCTCTGAACAGCAGTCGAGATGGTCGAGAATACACCAAACGGTCCAGTCACTGGGGAGGAGTTTTCATTCTCTTTGGCATTTGTCTCCCCTACAGGAGGGAGGAGATATGTAGACATGAAGAGATGGTTCATAAATAGTTTTGCTTTGTAGCActtatgtgaattttttaaaaactagaccCTACTTCCCACATACAAGGTATtagccttttttgttttgttaaactatttgcctgttttaaaataaaaggtaaaatagccttttttcattttcatttcagaaataaaatccaGTCTTTTGAACAAacaactgatatatatatatatatcacaacaGGTTTATACTGTGTGGTTCTATTTACGTGATCTTCTGAACAAAGTAAACTAGAGAGTCAGCAAGCTGAGATCAGTGATTGTCAAGAACTGAGAGTAGGTGGACACATGAGGGACTTTTGGAGAATAATGAAAACATTCTTGTATCTTGACAAGAATACATAGAAAATACTCTCTATCTGTGTAATCACAATGGACTGTGATTACAGTGTAAACAGGACTGTATGTCTGTCAAAACATGGAAAACTACATACTTAAGAGTAAactttactgtatgtaaattacaGCTCAGTAAACATGGCTTTTTCAAATCtagtctattttaaattttatcctagGAAGGCTGAAGCACCTGGAATTTGCAAGATGGACTATGGAGAGGTAAGGGGTTCCAGGAACCTCTACAGGAGTGTTCTTGGGTCTTTGGCTAAACACTAAGCTATTTATGCTCTGAGAGACTCCATGATACTGGACAAAAACTACCATGGAGCTATAAACTAAGCAACGCCCAAAGCTCATGCTAGGTTACACGAATTTGACTTCTGACCAATCAGAGTTTAACCAGAGAGGCCTATTTAGAGTAGAGACGTCAGACAGATTAGGTAGAGACTTCAGGTAGAGACTTCAGACAGATCAGAGGCCTTAGTAATGGGGCTAAACTAGCACTTAAAGAGTAATGGTTACTTCAGATTCACcctaaagaaacttaaaaataagtcttaaaaGGACCAGTGTAAGCTACAAATATCTTAACTACCTGCCAAACAAAACTCACACTCTTTAAAGACAACAAAATCTACTCAACCATGTGATATTTGTAATGTCCAGCATctaattaaataaatgatcaatagaaacagactcataataACAGAGGTAagctgtgcctaatttataaattaaactttatcgtatgtataaatatatttttaaaaaaatagaggtcctcaaatttaaaaaattaataaaaaataacagatgATAGAATTAGCAGACAAGGATACTAAAATATGTACACAAGAAAGTGAGAAgtggaagatataaaaaagaaacaaatagaacTTCTAGAGTTGAAAATACAATACTGGAACTAAAAAGTCATTGAATGGACTTAAAGGCATTagacacagcaaaagaaaatagcagtgaacttgaagacaactataaaaactatcaacaatgaagcacagagaaaaaaggcctaaataatgaatgagttgAACCTCAGTGATTGTGGGACAATCAATGTCTAAGACATGTGTGACTGGAATACTAGCGGGGAAAACCTGGGGACAGAAAAATTATATGAACGATGGCCAAACATTTCCAAATCTGATTATATCTCATAAATCCATGAAGTCTGATGAATCTACAgcagaataaacacacaaaaaatatcatAATCAAAACTGCTGAGGagcagtgataaaaagaaattgtaGAAGCAGCCAGTTCCCAACAGAAAGAATGTAAGCCAGAACACAATTGGATGCTACTTTTAAAGTGataaaagggggagaaaatgtcatcctggaagtctatccttaaaaatggaaggataaacaaacaaacaaaaaatccttaaaaatggaaacaaaaacattttcaaacagctctgagcagtgtggctcagatggttgggcaccatccagcaaagcaaaaggttgccggtttgattccaggtcagagcacatggctggtttatgggtttggtccctcactggggcacatgcaagaggaaaccaatcgacgtttctctctcacgtcgatgtttctcttcctctctttctccctcccttccccctctctaaaaataaataaataaataaatatctaaaatttttttttaaacaaaatctgaGAGAACTCACTGTCAGCAAATCTGCACTAACAAGAAATGTAAAGGAAATTCTTAAAGCTGAAGGAAAATGGAATCAGCTGGTGAACAAAAGAATGGTGAACAGATATGGTAATTATGTGGATAAATATACAAGACTCCCCTCCACATTCTTAAACATGTATAGAGtataaatgggggaaaaggttttcctttttttctcttcaaagaatGTTATTTAGACAGTAATGTTATTTGCCAGTAATCTGGCAAATTGCATCTAAATTTTACCTGAGAGTACCCTATAACTCTGCAATTCTAGGTTTagaattttctattaaaaactaATTGCAAAAGACATAAGTATAAGAACACTAACATTGTGCATAATGCTTCAAAAAGCGATTAAttatatactcaaaatataccTACATAAGTGGAATTCCCTGCAGCCACTAAAAATGATGTTGGCATGTTACTGACAGGGAACataatgggtttttaaaaaggtaggtcttttttaaaagtaggtacAATTACAGTTTTCTAAGTGCGCTTATTCACATTCACAAAAAATTTTGGAATgacatacaccaaaatgttgtttCTGGATAGAATCTGAATTTTTCACTTACCTGCTtgtacctttcttctttttttactaaGTTTTTCTATAATGAGCAttgctattttcaatttttttaagtgattttcttGATAAACAAAAATCTCTAGGATATGTAACCCACTTTCCAGGATTGTCTCTCCTCCATCCCTACACAAATCCTGGGTTTCTCTCTTCCCCAAGTACCCTCATGccctctcactttattttttatacatgCTCTTCCTTTAACCTCAAAATTCCCGCATCACAGCTTCTCCACCTGTCAAAACCATACCCATTTTCAAGATCcaattcaaatattttccttcctgaAAACGTAAGTTAATTGCTCAAAGTTTCCAGTCCTTTGCTTCAACCTTAACCACATTTGGCTTCACCTGCTTTGTGCTTTGGTTAGTTCTTTCAACAATGGGTTCATCCATTAGATCCAAAATGAAaaatctctctatatttttttcatttcattttaccaCTAAAGTATAGACCTTGTTTGGTTTGTTCACTGATATCTCCGCAGCACTTACAATCGTGCCTCGCAcgagtagacactcaataaattttTGCTGAATTAATTAGTAGGTTGAATTGAGTTCAGAAAAATAATCTTCCTACAATAATTTTGATGCCTGAAGATAATACTTAATTACACTAGGAAGGGCAATGAGCATTTGATGCAAATGCAGGCATAAAACATGTTTTATTCCTTAACCCACTAGTGTATTCATTTGTCATGTTCTGCCAGTTTTACAAATGGCAAAGGACTGTGGGtttcaaaagcataaaagaaCAAAGATAGGACACTTGAAGGGTAAAGTCTCAACAAATAGTGTGAATCCCAGGTCACAACACCTATTTCTTATTTCCTTGATCACTCGTCTTTCTTGTCATTATCAGGTATATTCAACCAGAGTCTTTGGATCAAAcactccacccctgccccatccctaAAAGATGACTGAATGATTTCCACTGGTGGCCTCTGGTTTACCTTAAAGTTCTGAAAAGAGACCTCCCAGCTACAACACCCTCAGCAGAGGAATTAATCACCCTCCTCCGGAACTTTAGTTCTCTTTATAAtcttttaactctttaaaaaattcattattaaACTAAAATCTAAGTACATGTAACTTCTCATAGTAATAGTTCTCTCTTTATGAGCCACAAATAAACCTCTTCTCCACAGTAGTCTTCAGACACATGAAAAGACCCAACCTATTCTCCCAATCTCCCTTTCCCAGATTTCCAGATTCGATATTCATGATGCCTTCAACTTTCTCTCGTAAAACAGTAGTTCTGTCTATCTGCTCACTCTTTTCAGGATTCACTCCAGTTTTTTTTTCCACTCCAATTTTTCAATGCCCTTCTTAAAACACGGCTTGTGTGGTACACATCTTTTAGGTCTTGTGGAAGACACTGCTGTTATTTATTCAAAGCCATTTCTAATCCCCTTTTCCTTGCCTGCTAAGCCTACCTCCTGGTATGGAGATTTATTATTATGACCAAAACTCTCTCTCCCAGCACCTCTTGCTGCTAGAGCAAGAACACAAGATCCTGTTATAGCCAATGAAATCTGAGAAATATGCTGGGGGCTGCTAGGaaaacttttcttcttcaaaggAAGGATAAAAGGCATCCACTAACTTCCTGACTTTGAGCACAGCTGTATTAGAACACTATACTTGGAGCTGCAGTATTATCTGGCAACCATAAAGAGACAAGGAAAATTGCAGAGAAGCCAATGCAGAACTCTGCCATCAATGAGCCACTAACTCTGGAACAGCCTAATTCTGAAGttcttgagagaaaaataaactgactTTTGGTCACATATTCTCTTCCTTGCAGCCAAAGTAGTCTGATGCAGATATCACTAAGAACAGTGTTGCCAACTCATTCGTGTAGTCCTTTACGATCATGTTATGTAATGTGATCTTGTCTTGTAACCAGAATTGACTTTGCAAGAGCATGTGACCCAAGTATAGCTTGATATAACTCTCTCTCCtaggaatttaaaaatggaactaactGATATCAAATAGTACCTGATGGGTACTTATATTAGGACTCAATATAAAGCTGGAACAGGCAACAACAAGCAGAGAAAGTCAGTGATTCGAAAGAAAAATGATACAGATAAGCAGAGAAACCAAGAATGAGAGATAATAAAGCCCCTCAGGTATGAAGAAAGCAAACTCAGGCCCTGAAAAAGCTTTCTATTTTGTGATGCAAGGCCTTCTTGATCCCTGGTTATTACTGTCCTTTAGGCTAAAGAAGTTTCTACTTGATCAAGGCAGGCCTCCAGAATTAAATTCCACCTTCATAAAGTCCAAGCACAAAAAATACATCCCCACAActaatgcattaaaatatttcttcgtACCACGAAAGTTTCAAATTCAGCTAACTCTTACTAAACTCTAATTGTGGCAAGCAACATAATGGGCAATTTTCACATTCTACGTTCATGGCCTTATTTATTTAAGGTTTCTAAAAAtcctttgaaatatataatatcatctcatttcacagatgaagaaagtgaagcaATACATGAGTGGTGAAATGACGTAGACTTCTATCAGCCAAAGATTCCAACTGCCCTTTCTCACCAGTCCTATTATGCCCTGAATATCGGACACTCAATAATTTTCTACTAAAAAATGAGGTCAACCTTTCCATTTTGACACATAATTGGAGGTCTTCATGTTTCCATATACTGACCTGTTGCATATTGGATCTCACTTGAAATTTCACTGGGAGTAGGGATTCCAAGGGAAATCTCTGCCTTCTCAATGACATTTGTAATACCTTGTCCTAACGAGAAAagtgataatattttatatttcaatattacTTGCCATTAGTCACCAAATCTGAACAAACCAAAAGTCAAACCcatagatttttaatttcattatagcCACAGGAACATGTTATTTTGATCTTACATAATTTTGGGAAATGTACCcttaccaaaagaaaaataaataattcattgtCACCAAAGAATAGTTAACATCAACCTTATAAGGAGAAAATGCTGCAAATTCTAGTGGCTGTAATACTCATTACTAATGCATCCTCAAACGATAAAGTAAACATAAAAGAGAAATCAACAAAATCACTTTTAACACAGATCTATAGCAAAATAcgcataaaaattaataaaataactaatgACCTTACCTACTGTGGCTACTGTAGCTGAGGCTGAGGAAAGTAAGGACTTGCCCCAGCTGCCCCAATAGCCCCATCCAGTCTGGGGTACATCTTTGGAAACAGTCTCCTATTTTTCCAAGTagccagaaaaacaaaaggcaaaagaaaatttaaaaattagaggaaaataagAGTCTATAGACAAAGCATCTAATTACTGGCCAAAAGTATAGGCaaacaaatacatattatttGGCTAAAGAAATAATAGACTGACATATATGCGTAACCTGCATGTAAGCACCACACAGCAAAGACAATTACTcatttaggaaatggagaatactGTTTTATggctataaaaggaaaaaataggtacAATCCTAAATTGACACtgattccaaattatttttaacccTAATATTTTTTCATCTCAATTTTTAATAGATACTCTACTTTGCCTTCAGCCTGTGGTGCTTGAACAGGAAGAACTTCTGAAGTTTCAAGGTCACTGGGAGGTTTGGACTCTGGTCTCTTCCTAGTAGAAACTACAGGTTCTGGTTTACTCTCTGGCTTGATACTTTGATCAACAGACTCAGAATTCTTGGCTGGCTCAGAGTGCCCGTCTTCAAGGCTGGGGACTGCCTCAGTTATCACTGGAGTCTCAGTATCATCTTTATCCGACATGATTAGATCATTACCTGGTAAAATAAAGGCccaagaaaaaattaattatataggcttttttgtataaattatttttaaaccttttattttgagaTGATCACACTCATATGCAAGTTTAAGAAGTAATAGAGGAATGTGACATACCCTTCACTGAGTTTACCCCAATGGTAACAACTTGTATAATTATAGTGTaatatcacaaccaggatattgaTAGACAATCCACCAACCTTACTCAGAATTCGACAATTCATTTTGTGCGTGTGTAATTAGTTCTACAACAATTTATCACATGTACATTTCTGTGACCATCACCAGTCAGGATACAGAAACATTCGATCACAAGGATCCCTTGGGTTATCCTTTTAGAGCtacatctcctcctcctcctatctATGACAACCACTAGTTTGTTCATCTctatattttgtcatttcaacacgttatataaatgcaatcatagagtatgtaaccttttgagatcaactttttttcacttagtataaaaCCCTCAAGAGCCATCGAAGTTGTTATGTTAACAGcttctcctttttattgctgagtagtattactCCTTGGTATGGTTGTATCTGTTTGTTTCACCATTTAACTGTTGAAGAATATCAcagctgtttccagtttgggactattacaaataaaacagcTATGAACATTCATGGACAACTTTTTATGAAAACATAAGCTTTCATTTCTCTGGAACAAATGGCCAAGAGTACCATCACCagtatttattcaattttataagaaactgtcatACTCTTTTCCAAAATAGctttctcaccagcaatgtattAGTGATCAAGTTTCGCCACATTCTTACCAGCATTTGGTGGTATTATTTTTTACTGGAGCCCTTCGGATAGGTGTGtaatgatatctcactgtggctttaagtTGCATTTCTCTAGTTGCTAATggtactgaacatcttttcatgtgctcatttgccatctgtatatacTCTTCAGTGaaatacttatttgtatcttttgctcattttgtaattggattttATCTTTTACTGTGGAGTTCTGAGAGCTCCTTTTATATTCTACACTCAAGTCTtttgtcagatatgtgatttgcaaatatttcatcCCAGTTTGTAGCTTATCTTTTCATCCTCTTTAAAGCAAAATGGTTTAATTTCAATAgggtccaatttatcaatttttccttttatactgacattttaaaaaatgtttttagtcaTTAATTATTCCACCAAATACAATTTACATCAGACCAGCAACTGAATAGCAATGTTAACCAATTCAATTCTTTCCAGAAGTATAGCTCTTTGGCAATTAAAGCCAAGATACTATCAGTGTTTTTATAAAGAGCAGATGCTAGTTTGCAGGACCCCCAAATTATCaccagagaagaaataaatgtatcttatacatacatattacatatacacacacacacacacacaaaatgagacCTTATGTATGTAAAGCACAGATTTTGTACTACGATATACTAAGTGCAGAATTAGACCCAATCCAtgccataaaaatatttctaatgcaCTATAAAAGAGAGATGTGTTAACGATTAGGGCACCTTGGAAGTACCATAATTGAGGTATAcacaaaatgctaaaaaaaatagaaagaagtctGCTAAAAACAAGGAATAATATTCATGGACAACTTATCTGAAATAAACATAGAATAATGGCCACAAACAGGGATTTTTGAATGTCAAATCCAACCTGCAGATGGTTTTATTGGCCTGCACAGTGtttaaacattttctaataaATTGCTAACATCTAAAACTCAAACTTTGTTTACAAATAATCTCCACCCAAATCAACCTGACTGTTTATGTACCTGATTAGCCCCCACAGGCATCTGACCTTGCAACGCCGGCTTTATAGAGCACTTAGGATTTTGACAGATGAAGATGTCAATGAGAGAATTCAGGGTGAGGAAACAACACAAGGGAAAGCTCAAAGGCCTGAGGTATGACAGTG encodes:
- the FAM114A2 gene encoding protein FAM114A2 → MSDKDDTETPVITEAVPSLEDGHSEPAKNSESVDQSIKPESKPEPVVSTRKRPESKPPSDLETSEVLPVQAPQAEGKETVSKDVPQTGWGYWGSWGKSLLSSASATVATVGQGITNVIEKAEISLGIPTPSEISSEIQYATGETNAKENENSSPVTGPFGVFSTISTAVQSTGKTVISGGLDALEFIGKKTMDVIAEGDPGFKRTKDLMNRNSTLSQVLREAKEKEEQGTTNEVTMETDKKTHYGLLFDEFQGLSHLEALEMLSRESEVKVKSILNSLSGEELETLKLELDQLKEAFSLEEFSEEEEEEKKGDEDFTKEITELFSQLHVSSKPEKLARARNTAYEWIRTSLEKPLEEKEEGEKQLEGEKTEQINKNSIEDIHAFAIRSLAELTACSIELFHKTAALVLHGRKQEVTAVERSRTLSQMTVVLCKELSSLSKEFTTCLTTAGVKEKADVLNPLITAVFLEASNSASYIQDAFQLLLPVLEISLIENKTELPEE